The Humulus lupulus chromosome 3, drHumLupu1.1, whole genome shotgun sequence genome window below encodes:
- the LOC133822086 gene encoding U-box domain-containing protein 19, translating to MIQTQNVSTRRILTFPAVHPCEDIRPYTILNSLISLARHICSYRSKFFASNKRNASESFRQIGVILTFLEEIREWDSDLPGSVVLGFSELHVVFQKVRFLLEDCTRESARVWMLMNSDHVTNQFRFFSRAIATALDVLPIALIDVPVDVKDHVDLVMRQARKTRFDVEFNDKQVMEVVRAVLSGFERGFVPDKGGLRWVLDYLGIQNWSSCNKEAMFLDSEIELESSNDEKKELGMLSSLLGFVCYCRCVLFDVVEGEPNRQSTGNCRSEVLNGINSDDLRCPISLDIMVDPVTIASGHTYDRSSITKWFRAGNSTCPKTGEKLKNKEIVPNSALRGLIQLYCSQKGISFVDSCHRNRHVKKAVFAGSVASEKAMKMVADFLSVTLAVGTGIEQNKAAYEARILSKTSVCNRSCLVEAGVIPPLLNLLLSADSLSQENATAALLNLSKHSKGRATIVHEGGLEVLIGVLKKGVNSEARQYAAGTLFYLASVEEYRILIGNITETVPALTELIKNGTGRGKKNALVAIYGLLAHPGNHRSVVAAGTVPLLANLLKSSDTEDDLVTDSLAILATLAEKPDGTTAILRHGGLDSIMEILNSISSRTGKEYCVSLLLVLCRNGGRDVVALLSNSPSLMGSLYSLLSEGTSRAAKKAGALIRVLHEFYERRSSGMMAPLLSQERSVHVW from the coding sequence CTCGCCACATCTGTAGTTACCGATCCAAGTTTTTCGCCTCTAACAAGCGAAACGCAAGTGAGTCCTTTCGCCAAATTGGGGTGATTCTCACTTTTCTTGAAGAAATCCGTGAATGGGATTCGGATCTTCCCGGTTCCGTCGTTCTGGGCTTCTCAGAGCTCCATGTGGTCTTCCAGAAGGTTCGGTTCTTGTTGGAGGATTGTACCAGAGAAAGTGCTCGGGTGTGGATGCTGATGAATTCGGATCACGTGACTAACCAATTCCGTTTCTTCTCCCGGGCGATCGCGACGGCTCTGGACGTTCTGCCGATTGCCCTGATCGACGTACCGGTCGATGTTAAAGACCATGTTGATTTGGTTATGAGGCAAGCGCGGAAAACGAGGTTCGACGTCGAGTTCAATGATAAACAGGTCATGGAGGTGGTTCGAGCCGTTTTGAGTGGATTCGAACGTGGGTTTGTCCCGGATAAGGGTGGTCTCAGATGGGTTCTTGATTATCTTGGAATTCAAAACTGGAGCTCATGCAATAAGGAGGCGATGTTCTTGGATTCAGAGATTGAGCTCGAGAGCTCAAACGACGAAAAGAAAGAGTTGGGTATGCTCAGTAGTCTACTGGGGTTCGTTTGCTATTGTCGTTGCGTGTTGTTTGATGTCGTTGAAGGTGAGCCCAATCGACAATCCACTGGAAACTGTAGAAGTGAAGTGTTGAATGGTATCAATTCAGATGATCTCCGGTGCCCAATATCGTTAGATATAATGGTTGATCCCGTAACGATAGCTTCTGGGCATACGTATGATCGTTCTTCCATCACCAAATGGTTCAGAGCAGGAAATTCAACCTGTCCTAAGACAGGTGAAAAGCTCAAGAACAAGGAAATAGTACCTAATTCGGCTCTTCGGGGTTTGATTCAGCTGTATTGCTCTCAGAAAGGCATTTCATTTGTTGATTCATGTCACAGAAATCGCCACGTTAAGAAGGCGGTGTTCGCTGGGAGTGTGGCTTCTGAAAAGGCCATGAAAATGGTTGCAGATTTTCTTTCGGTCACACTTGCAGTTGGAACAGGAATAGAACAAAACAAAGCTGCTTATGAAGCCAGGATTCTCTCCAAAACAAGCGTTTGTAATAGGTCTTGTTTGGTTGAAGCTGGTGTAATCCCACCATTGTTAAATCTATTGCTTTCAGCAGATTCACTGTCCCAAGAGAATGCCACTGCTGCCCTTTTGAACCTCTCCAAGCATTCCAAAGGCAGAGCCACAATCGTCCACGAAGGGGGTCTGGAAGTACTCATAGGTGTATTGAAGAAGGGGGTCAACTCAGAAGCAAGACAGTATGCAGCTGGCACGCTGTTTTATCTTGCTTCAGTTGAGGAGTACAGGATTTTGATTGGGAACATTACAGAGACAGTTCCAGCTTTAACTGAGCTCATAAAAAATGGAACCGGTAGAGGCAAGAAAAATGCCTTAGTTGCCATTTATGGACTCCTGGCACACCCTGGAAATCATAGGAGTGTGGTAGCAGCTGGGACAGTGCCTCTGCTTGCTAATCTTTTGAAATCTTCTGATACAGAAGATGACCTTGTCACAGATTCACTTGCAATTCTAGCGACTCTTGCTGAAAAACCAGATGGAACAACTGCGATTTTGCGCCATGGAGGTTTGGATTCAATCATGGAGATTCTGAATTCCATTAGTTCTAGGACAGGGAAGGAGTACTGTGTATCTTTGCTGCTGGTTCTTTGTAGAAATGGTGGAAGAGATGTGGTTGCTCTATTATCCAATAGCCCTTCTCTAATGGGATCTTTATATTCCCTACTAAGTGAAGGTACATCTCGAGCTGCCAAGAAAGCGGGTGCTCTCATCAGGGTCCTCCATGAATTCTACGAAAGAAGGTCTTCTGGCATGATGGCTCCTTTACTTTCACAGGAACGATCTGTTCACGTATGGTAA
- the LOC133823639 gene encoding LRR receptor kinase SERK2-like → MAKSILNFLSFNPNKCKELQLSCAHAFVSLTTLCFLLSQTSASQCVLDDHQSLSWNDSNCKAGNWGGFVNNCSCGVALDDYLYALAQRANQSNEQKLFLNSTEQNSCIDKDVSGCGFEKLTSGAGGCSDFSTKDVVDNLGNALSELEEDCKLLGSAEKSDTIACSACLKRWEEIVAKDGNGTEKEEAETMVCSFAVLISLTGRRAKDENWIRSLYRCLGDQNFLREKEDRSSKHKKLRTGLWILAGGLVGIIILVSGITWALCRKRVEERLLSGKEASDSMDMESTTEEIGCLKISIKEVYFATDNLNSSNFIGQGVAGKVYKGILSSGKHVAVKHIIKDGQVDTFIREVRSLSHVKHPNLVALLGYCEAADECFLVYELCHNGNLSEWLFGKDNVLSWIERLKIAIDSAKGLWFLHTYPDGCIVHRDIKPTNILIDSEFQAKLSDFGLSKVMEMDQSHVISEVRGTLGYVDPEYQRNHHVNPSGDVYSFGMVLLQLLSGQRVIDFNLTTPMLLIKMAKSLTANGSLDDFADPKLKREYSLEAFELVFKLALSCTGHKQQRPSMKQVVSTLEKAFDISTQFDSVT, encoded by the exons ATGGCAAAATCCATCTTAAATTTCCTCTCTTTCAATCCAAACAAATGTAAAGAACTACAACTCTCTTGTGCTCATGCTTTTGTCTCCCTCACCACCCTGTGTTTCTTGCTCTCTCAAACTTCAGCTTCTCAATGTGTCCTTGATGATCATCAGTCTTTATCTTGGAATGACTCAAACTGTAAAGCAGGCAATTGGGGTGGATTTGTAAATAACTGTAGTTGTGGGGTAGCTTTAGATGACTACTTGTATGCATTGGCACAAAGGGCCAACCAGAGTAATGAGCAGAAGCTTTTCTTGAATTCCACTGAACAAAATAGCTGCATTGATAAGGATGTTTCTGGCTGTGGCTTTGAAAAGCTAACCAGTGGAGCCGGTGGCTGCTCTGATTTTTCTACCAAGGATGTTGTTGATAATCTAGGAAATGCACTCAGTGAGCTTGAAGAAGACTGCAAACTTCTTGGCTCAGCCGAAAAATCGGATACTATTGCTTGCAGTGCCTGTCTAAAGAGGTGGGAAGAGATTGTTGCAAAGGATGGGAATGGGACTGAAAAAGAAGAAGCTGAAACTATGGTATGTAGTTTTGCTGTTTTAATCAGTTTAACTGGCAGAAGAGCTAAAGATGAGAATTGGATTCGATCCCTTTATAGATGCCTTGGGGATCAGAACTTTTTAAGAG AAAAGGAAGACAGATCTAGTAAACATAAAAAGTTGAGGACAG GTTTATGGATTCTAGCTGGGGGTCTAGTGGGAATTATAATACTAGTATCTGGTATAACATGGGCATTGTGTAGGAAGAGAGTTGAAGAACGTCTTCTATCAGGAAAAGAGG CATCAGATAGCATGGACATGGAGTCTACAACTGAAGAAATCGGCTGCCTAAAGATATCAATTAAGGAAGTTTATTTTGCAACAGACAATCTCAATTCTTCTAACTTCATTGGCCAAGGTGTAGCAG GGAAAGTATATAAAGGAATACTTTCAAGTGGGAAACATGTAGCAGTGAAGCACATAATCAAGGATGGACAAGTAGACACATTCATTAGAGAAGTGAGAAGCCTTTCACATGTCAAACATCCAAACCTTGTTGCTTTACTGGGATATTGTGAGGCCGCAGATGAATGTTTCCTGGTCTATGAACTTTGCCACAATGGGAACCTTTCAGAATGGTTGTTTG GTAAAGATAATGTTCTCTCGTGGATTGAAAGGCTAAAGATTGCTATTGACAGCGCCAAAGGTCTATGGTTTCTGCATACTTATCCAGATGGTTGCATTGTTCATCGTGATATCAAG CCAACAAATATTCTCATAGATTCTGAATTTCAAGCCAAACTCTCGGACTTTGGGTTGTCTAAGGTTATGGAAATGGACCAATCACATGTGATCTCAGAAGTCAGAGGGACATTAGGTTATGTAGATCCTGAGTATCAAAGAAATCACCATGTGAACCCTTCTGGAGATGTTTACAGCTTTGGTATGGTACTATTACAACTCTTATCAGGGCAGCGAGTAATCGATTTCAACTTGACCACACCAATGCTACTCATCAAAATG GCTAAATCTCTCACAGCTAATGGTAGTTTAGATGACTTTGCGGACCCCAAACTCAAGAGGGAATACTCATTGGAAGCCTTTGAACTTGTATTCAAGCTAGCTTTGTCTTGCACAGGACATAAGCAGCAAAGGCCATCCATGAAACAAGTGGTCTCAACACTAGAAAAGGCATTTGATATATCAACACAATTTGATTCAGTTACTTGA
- the LOC133822087 gene encoding equilibrative nucleotide transporter 1: MGLTAQTSDGDAESVLLLPTSETLTATGKVPEDSFHFAYIIYFILGLGYLLPWNAFITAVDYFSFIYPDISVDRIFAVVYMMVGLVALILIILYSLQSDAHLRINIGLGLFIVSLLVVPITDAVYIKGRVGLYDGFYVTVAAVVLASVADALVQGGTIGSAGELPERYMQAVVAGTAGSGVLVSFLRIFTKSVYPQDAHGLRKSANLYFAVSVVVMVICIVLYNVALRLPVMKYYRELKIQAVNEEEEEKGPLTGAVWRSTLWEIVGRIKWYGLGVVLVYLVTLSIFPGYITEDVHSALLKDWYSILLITAYNVFDMVGKCLTPLYLLENTKVAVGGSIVRLLFFPLFYGCIHGPKFLRTEIPVITLTCLLGLTNGYLTSVLLILAPKVVPLQHSETAGIVMVLFLVIGLASGSVVSWFWVI, translated from the exons ATGGGTTTGACGGCTCAAACCTCCGATGGCGACGCCGAGTCTGTTCTTCTCCTCCCAACGTCGGAGACTTTAACCGCAACCGGTAAAGTACCCGAAGACTCATTCCATTTCGCATACATAATTTACTTCATTCTGGGTCTTGGGTATCTCCTCCCATGGAACGCTTTCATCACAGCCGTCGATTACTTCTCCTTCATCTACCCAGACATCAGCGTCGACCGTATCTTCGCCGTCGTTTACATGATGGTCGGCCTCGTCGCCCTCATTCTCATCATCTTATACTCCCTTCAATCCGACGCTCATTTGCGTATCAACATAGGTCTGGGCCTCTTCATCGTGTCTCTGCTCGTCGTGCCCATTACCGACGCCGTCTACATCAAGGGTCGGGTCGGGCTGTACGATGGGTTTTACGTCACCGTGGCTGCGGTTGTGCTTGCTTCCGTGGCTGATGCCTTGGTCCAAGGTGGGACCATTGGGTCCGCCGGTGAGTTGCCAGAGAGGTACATGCAAGCTGTAGTGGCTGGAACCGCGGGTTCAG GAGTTCTTGTGTCTTTTCTAAGGATTTTTACAAAATCTGTATACCCACAAGATGCTCATGGCCTTAGGAAAAGTGCAAACCTTTACTTCGCTGTTTCAGTAGTTGTCATGGTGATCTGCATTGTTCTATACAATGTGGCTCTTAGGCTTCCAGTTATGAAGTATTACAGAGAGTTGAAGATTCAAGCTGTGAatgaggaggaagaggagaaaGGTCCTTTGACTGGAGCTGTATGGAGATCAACTTTGTGGGAAATTGTTGGTAGAATCAAGTGGTATGGATTGGGAGTTGTCCTTGTCTACCTTGTGACCTTGTCTATATTTCCAGGTTACATAACTGAGGATGTTCATTCTGCGCTTCTCAAGGATTGGTACTCAATCCTTCTCATCACTGCCTACAATGTTTTTGACATGGTTGGGAAGTGTTTGACCCCATTGTATCTCCTTGAGAATACAAAGGTAGCTGTTGGTGGATCTATTGTGAGATTGCTGTTTTTCCCACTCTTCTATGGCTGCATACATGGTCCAAAGTTCTTGCGGACTGAGATTCCAGTGATAACATTGACTTGCCTTTTGGGTCTTACCAATGGCTACTTGACCAGTGTGTTGTTGATTTTGGCTCCCAAGGTGGTTCCATTACAACATTCAGAAACTGCAGGGATTGTGATGGTATTGTTCTTGGTTATTGGTCTGGCTTCTGGTTCAGTTGTGTCTTGGTTTTGGGTTATCTGA